One window of the Clostridium sp. MB40-C1 genome contains the following:
- a CDS encoding Ger(x)C family spore germination protein has translation MKKCKLIISIILISFFLNGCYGYNPIEKLGMVVGIGNDIHTNSSKDNKPKYSATFDVLLFQGNDKITSIALPSESETVYSTINKRQNKENKDLLTGAEQVYLLSQSRAEYGIKDLIDSFVRDPLRNEHALIAVSKQPTYELFSFKTPFALSPSEHIHDLLEFAHTANFFEKDIDLIRFLTMYNEEGRKIVIPYIEILNNSFEITGLALFKGDKMLRKVSLDEARLINLMRTTNSEGYLNIIPEEYNSYIDFFGRNKSTVKASKENDRLKYDIFVNLTGTLTLNTLVEEDKTLSDPDKVGEILSKKLEKNLTNEVHKMQNEYKTDWLDLGQYAIAKYGRDKGYSSDEQFCNSIINVHVNVKVTSTGRKVDK, from the coding sequence ATGAAGAAATGTAAATTAATAATTTCTATTATATTAATAAGTTTCTTTCTTAATGGATGCTATGGTTATAATCCAATAGAGAAATTAGGTATGGTAGTAGGTATTGGAAATGATATTCATACTAATTCCAGTAAAGACAATAAGCCTAAATACTCTGCTACATTTGATGTTTTATTATTTCAAGGAAATGATAAAATTACTAGTATAGCGTTGCCAAGCGAAAGTGAAACTGTATATAGTACTATAAATAAACGTCAAAATAAAGAAAATAAAGACTTGCTTACAGGTGCAGAACAAGTTTATCTATTAAGTCAATCAAGAGCTGAATATGGTATAAAAGACCTTATAGATTCTTTTGTACGTGATCCTTTAAGAAACGAACACGCTTTAATTGCTGTAAGTAAACAACCTACATATGAATTATTTTCATTTAAAACACCTTTTGCTTTGTCTCCTTCTGAACATATTCATGACCTATTAGAATTTGCACATACTGCTAACTTTTTTGAAAAGGATATTGATTTAATTAGATTTTTAACAATGTATAATGAAGAAGGAAGAAAAATAGTTATTCCCTATATTGAAATATTAAATAATTCTTTTGAGATTACAGGTCTTGCACTATTTAAAGGAGATAAAATGTTAAGAAAAGTATCTTTAGATGAAGCAAGACTCATAAATTTGATGAGAACAACCAATAGTGAAGGTTACTTAAATATTATTCCTGAAGAATATAATAGCTACATAGATTTTTTTGGAAGAAACAAATCAACTGTAAAAGCTTCAAAAGAAAATGATAGATTAAAATACGATATATTTGTAAATCTAACTGGAACTTTGACTCTCAATACTTTAGTAGAAGAAGATAAAACTTTATCTGATCCTGATAAAGTAGGTGAAATACTTTCAAAAAAACTAGAAAAAAATTTAACTAATGAAGTTCATAAAATGCAAAATGAATATAAAACTGATTGGCTAGACTTAGGTCAATATGCTATTGCTAAATATGGTAGAGATAAAGGATATTCTAGTGATGAGCAATTTTGCAATTCTATAATAAATGTTCATGTAAATGTTAAAGTAACTTCAACGGGAAGAAAAGTAGATAAATAA
- a CDS encoding GerAB/ArcD/ProY family transporter, producing the protein MNDKITQNQYTAIILSSFIGIGIVSLASETSRKAHQCSWISVLISGIFPLIILLISSYVDNKMNHEDFFYILKNLYGKFLGKIFLFMFFISAILLQCLVISGYIEVLKLSISEYIPLILILILLILISLYTVEKKLTVLGRLCEFSLYFTLPLLFIPLLYINMGNKTHLMPYFENINSIVSAIPSSLLAYSGAEISFFLFSYISNRKSTTKHNIFSAIIVTLIYTFITAITVYLFGWKLTSQIKYSLLFVFKLVQPAVFSDFTSFFMVIWSTSILITIAIEQFIMTYCISNIFNLDYKKAAYINSPIVLLLSYITIISNKFLVKILTPAYSYMTILIFIWCILTLIFTFFKSKGDKNEEM; encoded by the coding sequence ATGAATGATAAAATAACCCAGAATCAGTATACAGCTATTATTTTAAGTTCTTTTATAGGTATAGGAATAGTTTCTTTAGCATCAGAAACTAGTAGAAAAGCTCATCAATGTTCCTGGATATCAGTTTTAATATCAGGAATATTTCCTCTTATTATATTACTTATATCCTCTTATGTAGATAATAAAATGAATCATGAAGACTTTTTTTATATATTAAAAAATTTATATGGAAAGTTTTTAGGAAAAATATTTTTATTTATGTTTTTCATAAGCGCCATTTTATTACAATGTTTAGTAATATCCGGATATATAGAGGTGTTAAAACTTTCTATATCAGAATACATTCCACTTATACTTATATTAATACTATTAATTTTGATAAGCCTATACACAGTTGAAAAAAAACTAACTGTTTTAGGTCGTTTATGTGAATTTTCCCTTTACTTTACACTACCCTTATTATTTATTCCTTTATTATATATTAATATGGGAAATAAAACTCATTTAATGCCTTATTTTGAAAATATTAATTCCATTGTTTCTGCTATACCATCAAGTTTACTAGCTTATTCTGGAGCTGAAATAAGCTTTTTTCTGTTTTCTTATATTTCCAATAGAAAGAGCACCACAAAACACAATATTTTTTCTGCCATAATAGTAACCTTAATATACACTTTTATAACAGCTATAACAGTATATCTTTTTGGTTGGAAATTAACTTCCCAAATTAAATATTCACTTTTATTTGTATTTAAGCTTGTGCAGCCTGCTGTCTTTTCGGACTTCACCTCCTTTTTTATGGTAATTTGGAGTACATCAATATTAATAACTATAGCAATTGAACAGTTTATCATGACCTATTGTATATCAAATATATTTAATTTAGACTATAAAAAAGCTGCTTACATAAATTCCCCTATTGTTTTGTTACTTAGCTATATAACTATAATAAGCAATAAGTTTTTAGTAAAAATATTAACTCCTGCATACTCTTATATGACAATATTAATTTTTATTTGGTGTATATTAACACTTATATTTACTTTTTTTAAAAGTAAAGGAGATAAAAATGAAGAAATGTAA
- the ribD gene encoding bifunctional diaminohydroxyphosphoribosylaminopyrimidine deaminase/5-amino-6-(5-phosphoribosylamino)uracil reductase RibD, with protein sequence MDKKYMKKAIELAKKGEGFTKPNPLVGAVIVKNNRIIGEGYHQYYGGPHAEINAFKNAVEDVKGAKMYVTLEPCSHYGKTPPCAKAIVENGIKEVVIGMKDPNPLVAGKGINILKKNGIKVTCGVLEDEVKEINDIFIKYITTKKPFCIMKTAMTMDGKIAAYTGDSKWITNDLSRQYVHKIRNRVSAIMVGIGTVIADNPRLTTRIEDKIGSDPIRVIVDSKGRIPLEAEVLNIDSNAKTIIVVTDKADKEKIDTIKRKGAEIIVTPENNGRVDLAYLMDELGRRDIDSVLLEGGSTLNFSALNEKIVDKVITFIAPKLIGGENSKTPVGGEGIAYMKDAIKLHNIKINTFGEDVMIEGKIIYQ encoded by the coding sequence ATGGATAAGAAATATATGAAGAAAGCCATTGAACTTGCTAAAAAAGGAGAAGGATTTACAAAGCCTAATCCCTTAGTTGGTGCTGTTATTGTAAAAAATAATAGGATTATTGGGGAAGGGTATCATCAATACTATGGTGGTCCTCATGCAGAAATAAATGCCTTTAAAAATGCAGTAGAAGATGTTAAAGGGGCAAAAATGTATGTTACATTAGAGCCTTGCTCTCATTATGGAAAAACTCCTCCTTGCGCAAAAGCCATTGTTGAAAATGGTATAAAGGAAGTAGTAATAGGTATGAAAGATCCTAATCCACTTGTAGCAGGTAAAGGGATAAATATTCTTAAGAAAAATGGAATAAAAGTAACTTGTGGTGTACTTGAAGATGAAGTAAAAGAGATTAACGATATTTTTATAAAATACATAACTACAAAAAAGCCGTTTTGCATAATGAAAACAGCTATGACTATGGATGGCAAAATAGCTGCTTATACAGGAGATTCAAAATGGATTACTAATGATTTGTCAAGGCAGTATGTCCATAAGATAAGAAATAGAGTGTCAGCAATAATGGTGGGAATAGGTACAGTTATAGCAGATAATCCAAGGCTTACTACAAGGATTGAAGATAAAATAGGTTCTGACCCAATTAGAGTTATTGTGGACAGTAAAGGAAGAATACCACTAGAAGCTGAGGTTTTAAATATTGATTCAAATGCAAAAACTATAATCGTAGTTACAGATAAAGCAGACAAAGAAAAAATTGATACTATAAAGAGAAAAGGAGCTGAAATAATAGTTACTCCTGAAAATAACGGCAGAGTTGATCTTGCATATCTAATGGATGAGTTAGGAAGACGAGATATTGACAGCGTACTATTAGAGGGAGGAAGTACATTAAATTTCTCAGCTTTAAATGAGAAAATTGTAGATAAAGTAATAACTTTTATAGCACCTAAGTTAATTGGTGGAGAAAATTCAAAAACGCCAGTAGGTGGAGAAGGAATAGCTTATATGAAGGATGCTATAAAGCTCCACAACATTAAAATAAATACATTTGGTGAAGATGTGATGATAGAGGGTAAGATTATTTACCAGTAA
- the ribE gene encoding 6,7-dimethyl-8-ribityllumazine synthase: protein MRVYEGKLVGEGLKFGIIAARFNEFIGSKLIDGALDALKRHGVKEEDIELTWVPGAFEIPLVAKKMAKSNKYDAVICLGAVIRGATPHFDYVSNEVSKGVAHVSLETEVPVIFGVLTTDTIEQAIERAGTKAGNKGYDCAVSAIEMANILKEI, encoded by the coding sequence ATGAGAGTTTATGAAGGAAAATTAGTTGGAGAGGGTTTGAAGTTTGGTATAATAGCTGCAAGATTTAATGAGTTTATAGGAAGTAAATTAATAGATGGAGCTTTAGATGCTCTAAAACGTCATGGGGTAAAAGAAGAAGATATAGAATTAACTTGGGTACCTGGAGCATTTGAGATACCTTTAGTAGCTAAGAAAATGGCTAAGAGTAATAAATATGATGCAGTTATATGTCTAGGAGCTGTTATAAGAGGAGCTACACCTCACTTTGATTATGTATCAAATGAAGTATCTAAAGGAGTTGCTCATGTATCACTTGAAACAGAAGTACCTGTAATATTTGGAGTACTTACAACAGATACTATAGAACAAGCAATCGAAAGAGCAGGAACTAAAGCAGGAAATAAAGGATATGATTGTGCTGTAAGTGCAATAGAAATGGCTAATATATTAAAGGAAATTTAG
- a CDS encoding riboflavin synthase, with protein sequence MFTGLVEEIGNVDSVSKGIKSAKIKIKANKILEGVKLGDSICTNGVCLTVTEFGKDSFTVDVMAETMRRSSLCDLKKGDRVNLERALGVGDRLGGHIVSGHIDGVGKIKSFEKEDNATWISIDTPENILRYIVLKGSIAIDGVSLTVAYVDNQIFKVSIIPHTKDETTLLKKNIGDVVNLECDMIGKYVEKFLGMKEEEEVRSSIDMSFLKENGFL encoded by the coding sequence TTGTTTACTGGACTTGTTGAGGAAATTGGAAATGTAGATTCAGTATCAAAGGGTATAAAATCTGCAAAAATAAAGATAAAAGCTAATAAAATACTTGAAGGAGTAAAACTTGGGGACAGTATATGTACAAATGGAGTTTGTCTTACTGTAACGGAATTTGGAAAAGATAGTTTTACTGTAGATGTTATGGCAGAAACTATGAGACGGAGCAGTTTATGTGATTTAAAAAAAGGGGATAGAGTTAATTTAGAAAGAGCTTTAGGTGTAGGAGATAGGTTAGGCGGACATATAGTAAGTGGACATATAGATGGTGTAGGAAAAATAAAGAGTTTTGAAAAAGAAGATAATGCTACATGGATAAGCATAGATACACCTGAAAATATTTTGCGATATATTGTTCTGAAAGGATCTATAGCAATAGATGGAGTAAGTTTAACAGTTGCTTATGTTGATAACCAAATATTTAAAGTTTCTATAATACCACATACAAAAGATGAAACTACATTATTAAAAAAGAATATAGGTGATGTGGTAAATCTTGAGTGTGACATGATTGGAAAATATGTAGAAAAATTTTTAGGAATGAAAGAAGAAGAAGAAGTTAGGAGTTCCATAGATATGAGTTTTTTAAAAGAAAATGGATTTTTATAA
- the thrB gene encoding homoserine kinase encodes MIKLRIPATTANMGPGFDSLGMALRLYNEIWIEEKDGGVEVFQQGKPSEVPLEDNLIYTSLVKTLKKYNHKWDGFRIDVKTGDIPISRGLGSSAACIVAGVTAANVLMGQVMSIDEIIEESVKIEGHPDNIVPAVVGGMVVSLMDRERVIYSKVNIPNSLRMFVMIPDFKLSTEEAREVLPISYSREDCVFNISRVAMLINAMNNGELEKLRGATQDKIHQNYRLKLIRNAEEIFKASERYGSLAEFISGSGSTLMALVDKDNKEFEGNMIRFLESLNDKWTVHLLEADFEGVMVL; translated from the coding sequence ATGATAAAACTAAGAATACCTGCAACTACTGCAAATATGGGGCCTGGATTTGATAGTTTAGGTATGGCTTTGAGGCTTTATAATGAGATTTGGATTGAGGAAAAGGACGGAGGAGTTGAAGTTTTTCAACAGGGTAAACCATCTGAAGTTCCATTGGAAGATAACCTAATATATACAAGTCTTGTAAAAACATTAAAAAAATATAATCATAAATGGGATGGCTTTAGAATTGATGTAAAAACAGGTGATATACCTATATCAAGAGGTCTTGGAAGTAGTGCTGCTTGTATAGTTGCAGGAGTCACTGCTGCAAATGTCTTAATGGGACAAGTAATGAGTATTGATGAAATAATAGAAGAATCTGTAAAGATAGAAGGACACCCTGATAATATCGTTCCAGCAGTAGTTGGTGGAATGGTTGTTTCTTTAATGGATAGAGAACGAGTAATTTATTCTAAAGTAAATATTCCTAATAGTTTAAGGATGTTTGTTATGATTCCTGACTTTAAATTAAGTACAGAGGAAGCAAGAGAAGTGCTTCCAATAAGCTATAGTAGAGAAGATTGTGTGTTTAATATTTCAAGAGTAGCAATGCTTATTAATGCTATGAATAATGGCGAGTTAGAAAAACTTAGAGGGGCAACTCAAGATAAAATACATCAAAATTATAGACTGAAATTAATAAGAAATGCTGAGGAAATTTTCAAAGCTTCAGAAAGATATGGTTCTTTAGCTGAATTCATAAGTGGTTCAGGGTCTACTTTAATGGCCCTAGTGGATAAAGATAACAAGGAATTTGAGGGAAATATGATTAGATTTTTAGAAAGCCTTAACGATAAGTGGACAGTGCACTTATTAGAAGCGGACTTTGAAGGAGTGATGGTGTTGTAG
- a CDS encoding bifunctional 3,4-dihydroxy-2-butanone-4-phosphate synthase/GTP cyclohydrolase II — protein MDKFKFNTIEEAMQDIKDGKMIIVVDDEDRENEGDLLMAAEKVTPEAINFMAKYGRGLICMPMTGKKLDKLNLNQMVSKNTDSKGTAFTVSIDWVGTTTGISAYERADTIRKAVEDGAKPEDFQRPGHIFPLQAREGGVLKRAGHTEASVDIARLSGFKPAGVICEIMSEDGTMARVPELMKFVKEHGLKIITIADLIEYRRRTESLIERVGEASLPTKYGEFKIIGYKDKLTGKEHVALVKGDIDNGEPVLIRVHSECLTGDVFGSLRCDCGEQLALALRNIEKEGRGILLYMRQEGRGIGLLNKIRAYELQDKGMDTIEANVALGFAPDLRDYGIGAQILQDLGVKKARIMTNNPKKISGISGYDLEVVERVPIDMGYNQVNEFYLRTKKDKMEHMLCLDEVDD, from the coding sequence ATGGATAAATTTAAATTCAATACAATTGAAGAAGCGATGCAAGATATTAAAGATGGTAAGATGATTATTGTAGTAGATGATGAAGATAGAGAGAATGAAGGCGATTTATTAATGGCAGCTGAAAAAGTTACTCCAGAAGCTATTAATTTCATGGCTAAATATGGTAGAGGGCTTATATGTATGCCAATGACAGGGAAAAAATTAGATAAGCTTAATTTAAATCAAATGGTATCAAAAAACACAGATTCTAAGGGGACAGCATTTACTGTTTCTATAGATTGGGTTGGAACAACTACTGGAATATCGGCTTATGAAAGAGCAGACACAATTAGAAAAGCGGTAGAAGATGGTGCAAAACCAGAGGATTTTCAAAGACCAGGGCATATATTTCCGCTTCAAGCAAGAGAAGGAGGTGTTTTAAAAAGAGCAGGGCATACTGAAGCATCTGTTGACATTGCAAGATTATCAGGATTTAAACCAGCAGGAGTTATATGCGAAATTATGAGTGAAGATGGAACTATGGCTAGAGTTCCTGAGCTGATGAAATTTGTAAAAGAACATGGATTAAAAATAATAACCATTGCAGATCTAATAGAATATAGAAGAAGAACTGAAAGCTTAATAGAGAGAGTAGGAGAAGCAAGCCTTCCTACTAAATATGGAGAATTTAAAATTATAGGTTATAAAGATAAATTGACAGGAAAAGAGCATGTTGCACTAGTTAAAGGAGATATAGATAATGGAGAACCAGTACTTATAAGAGTTCATTCTGAATGTTTGACTGGGGATGTATTTGGTTCTTTAAGATGTGATTGTGGAGAACAGTTAGCCTTAGCGTTGAGAAATATAGAGAAAGAAGGCAGAGGAATTCTTTTATATATGAGACAAGAAGGTAGAGGAATTGGACTTTTAAACAAAATAAGAGCTTACGAGCTTCAAGACAAAGGAATGGATACTATAGAGGCAAATGTGGCATTGGGATTTGCTCCTGATTTAAGAGATTATGGAATCGGGGCACAAATACTTCAAGATCTTGGTGTTAAAAAAGCAAGAATTATGACAAATAATCCTAAAAAGATATCTGGTATATCTGGATATGACTTAGAAGTAGTAGAAAGGGTTCCTATTGATATGGGATATAACCAAGTAAATGAATTTTATTTAAGAACTAAAAAGGACAAAATGGAACATATGTTATGTCTTGATGAAGTAGATGACTAA
- a CDS encoding metal-binding protein, whose amino-acid sequence MVLNDIMKYIESEYGIINSTPCEICGGSYMADELEIHLIDNIPYDVCVCVCSECGHEKLFTFCAPFLDEKDIFKNAKGKMN is encoded by the coding sequence ATGGTTTTAAACGACATTATGAAATATATAGAAAGTGAATATGGTATTATAAATTCTACACCTTGTGAAATTTGTGGCGGATCTTACATGGCAGACGAATTAGAAATTCATCTAATAGACAATATTCCTTACGATGTATGTGTATGTGTATGTTCCGAATGTGGGCATGAAAAATTATTTACTTTTTGTGCTCCTTTTCTAGATGAAAAAGACATTTTCAAGAATGCTAAAGGGAAAATGAATTAA
- a CDS encoding spore maturation protein: MQYIIISIIPILLGIIVAYGMVKKVKVYECFIEGAKEGLKVCINIYPYLLAMLLAVGVFRESGALGYFINLIKPVVKWIGLPAEVVPLVMVKPLSGSGAQGIYMDILSKYGADTYIGLVASIIIGSTETIFYTLTVYFGAVGIKKIRHTLWAAIMADITAVIAAVAIARIMFTSS; this comes from the coding sequence TTGCAATATATTATTATATCGATAATTCCTATACTATTAGGTATTATAGTTGCTTATGGCATGGTGAAGAAAGTGAAAGTATATGAGTGCTTTATAGAAGGTGCAAAGGAGGGTCTAAAGGTTTGTATTAATATATATCCATATCTATTAGCAATGCTTTTAGCCGTAGGTGTATTTAGAGAATCAGGGGCATTAGGATATTTTATAAATTTAATTAAGCCTGTAGTAAAGTGGATAGGTCTTCCAGCAGAAGTTGTACCTCTTGTTATGGTTAAACCTTTATCAGGAAGTGGAGCTCAAGGAATATACATGGATATATTAAGTAAGTACGGAGCAGATACATACATAGGACTTGTAGCATCTATTATTATTGGTTCTACTGAAACGATATTTTACACTTTGACAGTTTATTTTGGTGCAGTAGGTATAAAAAAAATAAGACATACTCTTTGGGCAGCTATAATGGCAGATATAACTGCCGTAATTGCTGCTGTTGCTATAGCTAGGATTATGTTTACTAGTAGCTAA
- a CDS encoding HAD family hydrolase: MDIFKNIKTVFFDYDGTIHNSMHIYKPALQKAYNYIIQEGVVEDRELKDEEIKYWLGFNSIEMWKRFIPNLPKDIKTKAKEIVGDEMKKLVREKKAVLYEGALETLSYLKEKGYHLVFVSNCGYYYRDIHNKAFNLEDYFEEMACAEEYKFIPKYEYLKEVIKKYPKDMVMVGDRHHDIKAGKFNHIYTIGCDYGFATEGELKEADIIIRDINEIKKYL; this comes from the coding sequence GTGGATATTTTTAAAAATATAAAAACAGTTTTTTTTGATTATGATGGAACTATCCATAATAGTATGCATATATACAAACCAGCCTTACAAAAGGCTTATAATTATATTATACAAGAAGGTGTGGTTGAAGATAGGGAACTAAAAGATGAGGAGATTAAATACTGGTTAGGATTTAATAGTATAGAAATGTGGAAGAGATTTATTCCAAATCTTCCTAAGGATATAAAGACAAAGGCTAAAGAAATAGTTGGAGATGAAATGAAAAAGTTAGTCAGAGAGAAAAAGGCAGTTTTATATGAAGGAGCATTAGAAACACTTTCATACTTAAAAGAAAAAGGTTATCATCTTGTATTTGTAAGTAATTGTGGATACTATTATAGGGATATTCATAATAAAGCTTTTAATCTTGAAGATTATTTTGAGGAAATGGCTTGCGCTGAAGAATATAAATTTATACCTAAATATGAGTATTTGAAGGAAGTTATAAAAAAATATCCTAAAGATATGGTTATGGTTGGAGATAGGCACCATGATATTAAAGCAGGAAAATTTAATCATATATATACCATAGGATGTGACTATGGGTTTGCAACAGAAGGAGAACTAAAAGAAGCAGATATAATAATAAGAGATATAAATGAAATAAAGAAGTATTTATAG
- a CDS encoding YbjQ family protein, which yields MILVNTEYITGKEIETINLVKGSTVHSKNVGKDILSGLKTLVGGEISAYTEMMDEARAIATKRMVKEAEEVGADAVINIRYATSAIMQGAAEVIVYGTAVKFK from the coding sequence ATGATATTAGTAAATACTGAGTATATTACAGGAAAAGAAATTGAAACTATAAATTTAGTGAAGGGCTCTACTGTTCATTCTAAAAATGTAGGAAAAGATATTTTAAGTGGACTTAAAACCTTAGTAGGAGGAGAAATTTCAGCATATACTGAAATGATGGATGAAGCTAGGGCTATTGCAACAAAACGTATGGTTAAAGAAGCAGAAGAAGTTGGAGCTGATGCAGTAATAAATATAAGATATGCTACAAGTGCCATAATGCAAGGGGCTGCAGAAGTTATAGTTTATGGAACAGCAGTTAAATTTAAATAG
- a CDS encoding PLP-dependent aminotransferase family protein, which translates to MFADINLTEAKPIYTQIHDYIKEMIKTGMLPHGSKLPSTRELGKIINVSRNSIIKAYESLEDDELVYTIKGKGTFVSHVKVILEDKWTIDWTDKINNYANNADKLDIIKTEKKYKKGMISFKSIAPDGSLFDMEEFKRAFSSRISIEREKILNYGYAQGYKPLIDYLMEYMQSKGVNTTNKDILVTNGFTEGFDIVLSSLTKKGDKLLCENPTHNTALKIMKLQGLDVIGIDMKEDGLNISKLKSSLKENDIKIAYLVPSYHNPTGIVTSSEKRQEIYNILKEHNIPIIEDGFNEELLYLGSHIAPMAAFCGEGNGVIYIGSFSKILFPGMRIGWVLGDKKLIDILESVKRSKNIHTSFLDQALLYEYLKNGGFDKYLKKARKFYKDKYTLAVKLATKYIPCESIIGDGGLHIFIKLKNIDARELLNECYKKGVLFLPGDIFSTNNQGENTFRLGFSRVSDEDMKKGFKIIGECIKHLSVTNPHSNK; encoded by the coding sequence ATGTTTGCAGACATAAATTTAACTGAAGCTAAACCAATCTATACTCAAATTCACGATTATATAAAAGAAATGATAAAAACAGGTATGCTTCCTCATGGAAGTAAACTTCCTTCTACTAGAGAATTAGGTAAAATAATAAACGTAAGCCGAAATTCTATAATAAAAGCTTATGAAAGTTTAGAAGATGATGAATTGGTTTATACAATAAAAGGAAAAGGTACATTTGTATCTCATGTAAAGGTAATTTTAGAAGATAAATGGACTATAGATTGGACAGATAAAATAAATAATTATGCTAATAATGCTGATAAACTAGATATAATAAAAACTGAAAAAAAATATAAAAAAGGTATGATATCTTTTAAAAGTATTGCTCCTGATGGAAGTCTTTTCGATATGGAAGAATTCAAAAGAGCATTTTCAAGTAGAATTTCTATAGAAAGAGAAAAGATTCTAAATTATGGATATGCCCAAGGCTATAAACCATTAATAGATTACTTAATGGAATATATGCAAAGCAAAGGAGTTAATACTACTAACAAAGATATATTAGTAACTAATGGTTTTACAGAAGGATTTGATATTGTCTTATCTTCTCTAACTAAAAAAGGAGATAAACTTCTTTGTGAAAATCCAACTCATAACACCGCTTTAAAAATTATGAAACTTCAGGGATTAGATGTTATTGGCATTGACATGAAAGAAGACGGATTAAACATCTCAAAACTTAAATCATCACTAAAAGAAAATGACATAAAAATAGCTTATTTAGTTCCTTCTTATCACAACCCTACTGGAATTGTAACTTCTTCAGAAAAAAGGCAAGAAATATATAATATTTTAAAAGAACATAATATCCCTATAATTGAAGATGGATTTAATGAAGAACTTTTATATTTAGGATCTCATATTGCACCTATGGCAGCTTTTTGCGGTGAAGGAAATGGAGTAATATATATCGGTAGCTTTTCCAAAATACTTTTTCCAGGAATGAGAATTGGATGGGTTTTAGGAGATAAAAAACTTATAGATATTTTAGAAAGTGTAAAGAGAAGTAAAAATATCCACACTTCTTTTTTAGATCAAGCACTTCTTTATGAATACTTGAAAAATGGGGGCTTTGATAAGTATTTAAAAAAAGCCCGAAAATTCTATAAAGACAAATACACTCTAGCAGTTAAACTAGCAACCAAATATATTCCTTGTGAATCTATTATAGGAGATGGTGGTCTTCACATATTCATAAAACTAAAAAATATTGATGCACGAGAACTTTTAAATGAATGCTATAAAAAGGGTGTTTTATTCTTACCAGGAGATATATTTTCTACTAACAACCAAGGCGAAAATACCTTTAGGTTAGGTTTTTCTAGGGTAAGTGATGAAGATATGAAAAAAGGATTTAAAATAATTGGTGAATGCATTAAACATTTATCAGTAACCAACCCTCATAGTAATAAATAA
- a CDS encoding nucleoside recognition domain-containing protein, producing MINYIWFFLMTFGIVFGLVTGKGDIISKSIINSTESSVKLIIGLIGMMCLWSGVMKIAQKSGITEKLAKLLKPILNLIFKDVSKNKNAMGSILLNLTSNMLGLSNAATPFGIKAMEELQKTNLNKETATDDMALFLVINAACIQLIPTSVISMRAACGSKNPGIIIVPAIIATGIAAVMGIIYCKILEKFF from the coding sequence ATGATAAATTATATATGGTTTTTTTTAATGACTTTTGGGATTGTATTTGGACTTGTAACAGGAAAGGGTGACATAATATCAAAATCAATAATAAACTCTACAGAAAGTTCAGTTAAGTTGATAATAGGGCTTATAGGTATGATGTGTCTTTGGAGTGGTGTTATGAAAATTGCGCAAAAAAGCGGTATTACAGAAAAATTAGCCAAGCTTCTTAAACCTATTTTAAATCTTATTTTTAAAGATGTTTCAAAAAACAAAAATGCTATGGGAAGTATACTTTTAAATTTAACCTCAAATATGTTGGGACTTTCTAATGCAGCAACTCCTTTTGGTATAAAAGCAATGGAAGAACTTCAAAAGACAAATCTTAATAAAGAGACTGCTACGGATGACATGGCTCTTTTTTTAGTAATAAATGCGGCTTGTATTCAGCTCATACCTACCTCTGTAATTTCTATGAGGGCAGCTTGTGGTTCAAAGAATCCTGGAATAATTATAGTTCCAGCTATAATTGCCACAGGTATAGCAGCGGTCATGGGAATAATATATTGTAAAATATTAGAAAAATTTTTTTGA